The sequence below is a genomic window from Candidatus Goldiibacteriota bacterium.
GCCGGCAAACTGTGTTAATACTTTTTCCATGTAAGGCGGCCCCGAAGGAGCTCTTTCCGCGCTTACCTTAACGCCTGTTGCTTTTTCAAATTCCGCGATTGCCTGGTTTATAATTTCAATTTCAGTTACATCTCCCCAATACATGAACCTGATTTTGTTGGTTCCTCCAAGGGGTTTGTTACAGGCTGTAAACACAAAAAGCGAGGCTAAAACAACTAACGAAAAAACTACAAAAAGCTTTTTCTTCACGGTAATCCTCCTTCAATATTTTAATAATTGATTTTGTAATAAACGTGTTAGTATTTTTACACTTTTAGCTTTAAAAGTCAAGATTTTTTACTTTTTAAGAGAATTTACAAGAAATTATATAAAAATAACCACATCCTTGCCTTAATTTCGCCTTGGCTTTTGTTTTTCTATCTGTATTTGTCTCCGCTTTTCCTCCGCCTGATATTCCCTAAGTGTTCTGCACCATGTTAAAAGTACCGGAAGATTCCTGGGGCCACTTGGAATTTACAACATTTGTCTCTATTCCGGTTGCAGGGTCTGTAATATATAAGTAACCCCTGTCATCCGTATAAGAATAAAAGGTAATTGTTCCTGTATAAGGGGCTTTAATATAACCTGTCCATTCTTCAGAGAAATTATCAGTCAGCTGACCGCATCCGCCGTCAGTAGGCCCGCCGCTGCCCATATTCCACGCAATATTAACACCCTGCCCCACAGCGCATGGTTCGCCGGAAAAAGTGATGTTATTCCATTGTTTGAATATATGGTTCGGCGCGTAAACCATTCCACAATACGCCGGAATTGTAATAACAAACATGCTTATTAAAAGCATGGCTCTGAATAATATGTTCCTTCTCATTTAAATATCCTCCACAATTTTTGTCAGTTGTATATACATGAATTCATGTAAAATTTAACGGCTTATATACCGTCGTTGTATGAGTTCTTTAATCCCTTAAACTGTTTATCATAATTCTTAACCTGGTTTTCTTTAACTTCCTTCTTCCCCGCCTTAATAAGCGAGCTTACAGAGGCCTTATCCTCTTCCGGGACGTGTAATATCACAATAGCCTCTGTCTTTTCTTTGTTGTATAAATAAGTCCCGCCCGTAGTTAAAGCCTTAATATCATCCCCCACCTGCGCAACATACGCCCCATCCACAATCTGCACCGGCACTTTTATCATCATCTTAACCGTTTTGCCGGACTTCACATTCCCCGGCACCGGCGTCGGCGAAGCAGCAAATATTGCTGTTGTTATTAGTATTGTCGCCATAATAATCATTATCTTCTTCATAATCCCTCCAATACACTTAGTTATAGTTTAATATCTTTCAGGATACCTAAATAAAGTCTCAAATATAAAGTTATATAAGGCTCCAAAACCTTTTTCCCTTCAAATCATTAATCAGGTTCCAACACTTTTTTATTCCCCGTGCTCTATCTTTAAAACCTCACCATCCGTTACTCTTATTTCTATATATGGCGTCCCACCGTGTATATAATCCTCATCAACCAAAAAACTTCCTTCAACAATCCATACATTGGCTTTCAATTCTATTTTATAAGGCTGAAATTGTTTTAGATCTCTCTTTGAATAACCATATGTTTTAATCCATTGAGCTTCTGCTATATGTATTGCATTCTTTTTTGTAATATTATTCTCGTTTTTTGATCCCCCCTCCAAATCGCAAGAATAAAATACAAGTATAGAAACCATAAATAACACCATACACCTATTGATACTTATCAATTTTATTCACTCCTCCCGCTCCATTTTTGGAACCAACATCCGGGCTAATAGTATTTGCCCTATTGACACTATTAGGATCACTTGGCAAATTCGATTCAATCGGTGTAGTTTTATTTGTACGAGGATCAAACTTTTTAAGATTTCCTTCTGGGTCAGCGACATACGATGGCACATTTGCTTTCGTTGCATTCTCTATATCTTTAGGTGAAAATTTATTGTCAGCATATCCTGGACTATCCGCTCCGTGAGTATGCGCAAACGCTCTGAACTTCTCTCCATTTGGGGGCCGAGCAATCCTCACTCCATGTTGCTCTCCTTGCCTTGGATTTGCATATGTAAAATTTTGAATATTACCTTTTGCATCCCTAACTTCATAAATCATTGTTCCGTACTCACGATCAGTTCGTATTGAATCATCATTGTAATTTCGTGAAAAATCGATAGCCGCATCATGAATTGAAACGAAAGGATCTCCTGCAGCTTTCCCATCCGGATCCACTAATTTCACCGGATTCTGATGCGTGTAGGTAAACAACCCAAGGTTTAACGAATTAAATACCCCACCCATTCCCAGGAGTTTGCTGTTATCTTTTTCGTCAAATTTAGGCAGATACTTATCAAGTATCGGGTCCGGGCTCATCCATAGCGAAACCTGTGGGTCGTAGTAGCGGGCGCCGTAATAGTACAGCCCTGTCCTATCCATTTCCTTACCCGTAAACTTAAACGGATTATTCAGTTCCCCAACTGATACCGTGGGCATACTGTCTTCTGTCTGCCATATTTCGCCCCATGGCGTATACTCGTTATGCTCTACAATATTCCCGCTATTATCTGTGAGATACGTTGACGAGCCAAGATGGTCTGTGCCGTAGAAATATGTAAAATCAAAACTATCCGTGCCTGTTGCACACGCCGCATCTGACATTATTCTGCTTGCAACGCGCTGATTCCCCACGTAATAGTTCTTTGTATACGTATTTATGTTGTTGGCGTTGCTTAACCACATTGCCGCGTACTGATTAACATACATCGCCACATCGCCAAGCTGCGGTGTTCCCATATTATAATTATTTATCTTTATTTTTCTTTCGCCTTTATGGTCGTAGAAGTAATTTTCCGATACCGGCGAATTAAACGGGAAAGTGTCTGTCACCTGTTTTATCCTGTTCTCTTCATCCCATAAAATTTCCCTTAAATTGCCGGTGTGGCTTGTCACATTCCCATTGGCATCATATTCGTATTCCCTGAATATACTGCCGTTATTATTCATGTGGTCCACAGCGTGCGGCTTTGCAGGGTCATAGAAATAATCCCTGTTATATGATATTGAAGTTAAATCATACGCTGTTCCGCCTATATAC
It includes:
- a CDS encoding DUF4329 domain-containing protein, yielding YIGGTAYDLTSISYNRDYFYDPAKPHAVDHMNNNGSIFREYEYDANGNVTSHTGNLREILWDEENRIKQVTDTFPFNSPVSENYFYDHKGERKIKINNYNMGTPQLGDVAMYVNQYAAMWLSNANNINTYTKNYYVGNQRVASRIMSDAACATGTDSFDFTYFYGTDHLGSSTYLTDNSGNIVEHNEYTPWGEIWQTEDSMPTVSVGELNNPFKFTGKEMDRTGLYYYGARYYDPQVSLWMSPDPILDKYLPKFDEKDNSKLLGMGGVFNSLNLGLFTYTHQNPVKLVDPDGKAAGDPFVSIHDAAIDFSRNYNDDSIRTDREYGTMIYEVRDAKGNIQNFTYANPRQGEQHGVRIARPPNGEKFRAFAHTHGADSPGYADNKFSPKDIENATKANVPSYVADPEGNLKKFDPRTNKTTPIESNLPSDPNSVNRANTISPDVGSKNGAGGVNKIDKYQ